The genomic segment ATTAATTTTTTCTGTAGATTACTCTTCTTCAAATTTATATCCAACTCCTCTCACATTTTTAATTAAATTTCCATAACTTTTTAATTTATCTCTTAGATGTTTTATATGAACATCAATAGTTCTATCAATAACAATCTTATCCATTCCCCATAATATATCCAAAAGTTCTTCTCTTGAAAGAACTTCACCTTTTCTTTTATAAAGTGTTAGTAAAATATTAAATTCGGTTTTAGTTAAATCAATCTCCTCATCATTAATAAAAACTTTATACTTTTTTGGATAAATAATGAAATTTTCATTTATTTTTATTTTTTCCTCCTCTTTAATATGTTTTGTCCTTCTTAATAAAGCCTTTACTCTTGCTAAAAGCTCTCTTACTGAAAATGGTTTTACAATATAATCATCTCCTCCTATTTCAAAACCAACAACTTTATCTATTTCACTTCCCTTTGCTGTTAATATTATAACAGGTGTATTTGGATATTTATCTTTAATCAATTTTATAAGTTCGAACCCCTCAATATCTGGAAGCATAAGATCTATAATCATTAGATCAAATTTCTCCTTTTCTAATGCTTTAAGAGCACTTAGTCCATTTTCAAAAAGATATGTTTTATAACCTGAATTCTTCAAGTTAATATCAATAAGATCTAAAATGTCTCTTTCATCATCAACTATTCCAATTTTTCCATTCATTTTCTTAATAAAATTATACAATTTCTTTTATGTTAAAATTTAAAATATGAATAGCGATTTACAAAAATTAAAAAATCTTATTGAATCTTCTTATAATATTGTTGCTTTAACTGGTGCGGGAATTTCAACAAATGCAGGTATTCCTGATTTTAGAGGACCAATGGGAATTTATACAACTAAAAGATATGATCCAGAAAAAACATTTGATATAAATTATTTTTTTATAAATCCCCAATATTTTTATGATTTTGCAAGAGATTTTATAACACTTCTTGAAAAAGTTGAACCAACTTTTACTCATAAATTTCTCGCAAAGTTGGAAAAATCTGGAAAGCTTAAAGGAGTAATAACACAAAATATAGATATGTTGCATGAAAGAGCAGGAAGTAAAGTTGTAATAACTCTTCATGGTTCAATTGAAAAATCTTATTGCTTAAATTGTGAAAAAGAATATTCTCTTAATCAAATGAAAGAGAAGATAAAAAATGAAAAAATTCCAAAATGTGATATATGTGATGGGTTAATTAAACCAAATATTGTATTTTTTGGTGAAAGTGTTCATGATTTTGATAAGGCAATAGAACTTACCAATAAAAGTGATTTACTTCTTGTTATTGGAACAAGTTTAAAAGTTTATCCAGCATCTTATATTCCAAATTATGCATCTGGAAAAATTGTTATTGTGAATAAAGGTGACATTTCTTTAAAACAAATAAAATATGACCTTTATATAAATTCAGATATTGATGAAGTATTTAGAGAATTAGATGAAATTTTAAATTTGGAGGTTTAAGATGATTGAAGAAAGAATTAAAGAACTTGGATTTTCTTTACCAGAACCATCAAAACCTGTTGGTTCATACATTCCATGTAAAAGAGTTGGGAATTTAATTTTTCTATCTGGTGTCATTTCTGAAAAAAAGGGAAAATTAGGAAAAGATCTAAGTGTTGAAGATGGATATGATGAGAGTAAAAAAGTAATTTTAAAACTTCTTTCAAATTTAAAAGAATTTTTAGGAACACTTGATAAAGTAAAAGAAATAGTTAGAGTTGAAGGATTTGTTGCATCTTCTGAAAATTTTTTTGATCAACCAAAGGTTATAAATGGTGCAAGTGATGTACTTTTTCAAATTTTTGGTGAAAGAGGAAAACATTCTAGAATTGCAGTTGGTGTAAAAGAACTTCCTTTAAATTCGGCAATTGAAATTTCTATGATTGTGGAGGTTGAAGAATGAATAGAGAAGAAGCAATTAATTTAATCAAAGAGAGGCTTCAAGATGTAAATTTGATTAATCACTCAATAGCAGTTGGTGCAATTATGAAAGGAGTTGCTAGATATTTAAACCAGGATGATAAAAGATGGGAGTTGTGTGGAATATTACATGACATTGATTATTCAGAAACAAAAGATGATCCTTTTAAACACTCCCTAATTGGTGGTGATATTTTAAAATCAATGGGTTTTGATGATGAATTTGTTAATGCTGTTAAATCTCATAATGAAAGACATGGAATTCCAAGAGATTCTTTGCTTGCAAAAGCACTATTTGCAATAGATCCTCTTTCTGGTTTAATTGTTGCGACTGCCCTTGTGATGCCTGATAAAAAACTTCAAAGTGTTAAAGTAAGTTCAGTTATGAAAAAATTTAAAACAAAAGAGTTTGCAAGAGGAGCCGATAGAGAACAAATAAAAACTTGTGAGACAGAACTTAATATTCCACTTGAAAAAATTATTGAAATTGCACTTGAATCAATGAAGGAGATTGCAGAAGAAATTGGTCTTTGATGATTTATTAATTAATTTAGATTTTATAAATTTAAAAGTTAAGATAAAAGACAATAAAATAATTGGAACAGAAATTCTTTTTAATGGTGAAGAAAATTTTAATAGAAAATATAAAGAGATTATTGATGAGATAAAAAATTATTTTTATGGTAATAAAGTAAAATTTGATTTAAATTTTATATCATTTGACTCACTCACAAATTTTCAAAAAGAGGTTCTTATTCTTCTTTCAGAAGTCCCAAGAGGAAAGGTAACTACTTATAAAAATATTTCATTAAAACTAAAAAAGGAAAAAGTATATAGAGCAGTTGGAAATGTTATGAAAATAAACCCTTTTCCAATTATTATTCCTTGTCATAGAGTTATAAAAAGCGACCTCTCTTTAGGTGAATATCGTTATGGAAAAGATTTAAAAAGAAAAATTCTTGTTTTTGAAGGAGTTAAATTTTTAAATGAAAATGAGATCAAAAGAGAATGTGTTTATAATTAAGAAGATGAAGAAATTTATAATTTTTTTATTAATTTTATTTTCTATTTCTCTTTTTTCCTGTAAAAAAGAGATAAAAACTATTAAAATTGGAATAAACATAGATTATCCTCCATTCTCATTTAAAGAAAATGAAAAATTGGTTGGCTTTAATATAGATTTTTTAAATCTTCTTTTAAAAGAGTTAAATTTGAAAGGTGAATTTTTAGAAATAAAGGATATTAATTTTGAAATTCTTTTAAATAATGAAGTTCAATTTATAATAGGAGGATACCCTTTGAAATATAAATATCCTCAAGGTGTTTCAATAACTATGCCATATTTTGATCTCTCATATTATCTTATTTCAAGAGTCGATATGCCAATTGATTCAATTAATTCTCTTGAAGATAAAAAACTTATTCTTCCAATGTATACTTTTGCTGAAGAGATTGTCAAAAATGTAAAAAATCTTATAAAAATTCCTTATAAGAATTTTAATGAAGCAGTAATAAGTTTAGAAAATAAAGATGCAGATGCAATTCTTATTGAAAGAACATTTTTTGATATTTATAAATTAGATGAAAATAAATTTTTCAAAGCAAAAGTTTATGATAATGGGTTAGTTATTGTTCTAAAAGATGATAATAATGATTTAAGAAATAAAATAAATAATGCAATTTCAAAGATAATCAATAGTAAAGATTATAAAAAATTAATTTTAAACTGGTTTGAGGAGGAGAGATGAAAAAGTTTAGAGTTGCTGTTTATGGAACAGGTGCAATGGGAACTGGGATTATTTCTTTAATTCTTGAAAAAGAGAATTTAGAATTAGTAGGTGTAATTTCAAAAAGAAAAGAGAGAGAAGGTTTAGATGTTGGTGAAATTTTAGGAAGAGAGAAGATAGGAATTAAAATTGAATTAGATCCATTGCAAGTTATAAAAAAAGGTGTTGATGTTATAATTCACTCAACTTGTTCAAGAGTAAAAGATGCTTATCCAGAGATTGTGCCTCTTTTAAAAAATAGAGTAAATGTTATTACAATTGCTGAAGAGATGTCTTATCCATGGAGAGCATCAAAAGAACTTGCAGATTCACTTGATTCTATAGCAAAACAAGGAGGAGTATCACTTCTTGGAACAGGAGTTAATCCTGGATTTGTATTGGATACATTAATTATTGCATTAACAGGTGTTATGAAAAAAATTGAAAAAATATATGCAAAAAGAGTTAATGACCTTTCTCCATATGGACCATCTGTTATGAAAACTCAAGGAGTTGGAACAACTCTAGATGAATTTAATGATGGCTTAAAAAGCGGTGAAATTGTTGGACACTTTGGGTTTCCTGAATCAATTAGTATGATTTGCGATGCTCTTAATTGGAAACTTGATAATATAATTGAATCAAGAGAGCCAATTATATCGAATGTGTATAGGAAAACACAATATGTTGAAGTAAAACCTGGAATGGTTGCAGGTTGTAAACATGTTGCGAAAGGGATTGTTAATGGTGTGGAGAAAATAATTCTAGAACACCCACAACAAATTTTACCTCACCTTGAAGGTGTTGAAACAGGAGATTATATTTTTATTGAAGGCGAACCGCCTATAAACTTTGTTAATAAACCTGAAATTCAAGGTGGAGTTGCAACAATTTCAATTGCTGTTAATATGATACCTCTTGTTTATGAAGCAAGACCAGGATTAATTACAATGAAAGATCTTCCTGTACCAAGATTTTTGGTTTGATGGTTATTAAAATTTTAACATTAATAATTTGGATTTTATGGTTGATTATCTATTGGGGAGGGGGTGTTAATTTATTTAAAACATTTATAAGGTCATATAAGATAAAATCATATTTTTATGATAAATTTTTTATTTTAGGACTTGTTATCTTATCCAATATAATGCTTTGGACAGGATATTTTTCAATAAGATTAAATTTAAACTTTAAAATCTATTTAAATGGAGATTTTTATAATATTTTCGGATTTTTAATGGTTTTAATTGGCGCTCTCTTATCTTTTTATGGAAAACTTCAAATGAGAGAATCTTGGAGCGCATATACAAAACCAAATGATAAAATGATTATTATTGATAAAGGTTTATACTCGATTGTAAGACATCCTATATATCTATTTTCAATTTTTATGACTATAGGAACTGTTTTAGTTTTTCCCTTTTTATGGAACTTTATTTGTGGTTTCTTAATGGTTCTTCTTTATATTTTTAAAATGAAATTTGAGGAAGAAATGCTTATTAAAACTGTTCCTGAGTATAAATATTATATGAAAAGGGTAAAATACAAACTAATACCATTTTTATTTTAAAAATCTTTTTTAGAAGGGTTTTTTTTCTTTATTGACTTATAATATATAGGGTTGTAAATTAAAATAAAGACCTTTAATTATTAAGGAGGATATAATGGATAAAAATATAAATCTTACACCTCAAGCAAAACTCGTTCTTGAAAAAAGATACCTTAAAAAAAATGAGAAAGGTGAGGTAATTGAAACACCTTTTGAATTATTTGAGAGAGTAGCAAGAGTAATCTCAAATATTGATAGAATTTATAACAAAGATGTAGATATTGAAAAAGTATTTGAAGAATTTTTAAATATGATGGTAAATTTAGAATTTTTACCAAATTCACCAACACTTATGAATGCAGGTAGAGAATTAGGAATTCTTTCTGCTTGTTTTGTTCTCCCAGTTGGTGATTCTTTAACAGAAATTTTTGATGCGGTAAAATACACAGCTTTAATCCACCAATCAGGAGGCGGAACAGGGTTTTCTTTTTCAAAATTAAGACCTAAAGGTGATATTGTGAAATCAACTATGGGTGTTGCATCAGGTCCTCTCTCATTTATGGAGGTTTTTGATAAAGCAACTGAAACAATAAAACAGGGTGGAGTAAGACGTGGTGCAAATATGGGAATCTTAAGAGTTGACCATCCAGATATTTTAGATTTTATAACAGCAAAAGATAAAGAAGGTGTTTTAACAAACTTTAATATTTCTGTAGCAATAACAGATTATTTTATGAATAAATATTTTAATGATGAAGAATATGAATTAATAAATCCAAGAGATGGGAGAATTTGGAAAAAATTAAAAGCAAGAGAAGTTTTCGAGCTAATTGTTGAACACGCTTGGAAGAGTGGAGACCCAGGAGTCATTTTTATAGATAATATAAACAAGAAAAACCCAACTCCTCATCTTGGAGAAATAGAATCAACA from the Caldisericia bacterium genome contains:
- a CDS encoding response regulator transcription factor, which encodes MNGKIGIVDDERDILDLIDINLKNSGYKTYLFENGLSALKALEKEKFDLMIIDLMLPDIEGFELIKLIKDKYPNTPVIILTAKGSEIDKVVGFEIGGDDYIVKPFSVRELLARVKALLRRTKHIKEEEKIKINENFIIYPKKYKVFINDEEIDLTKTEFNILLTLYKRKGEVLSREELLDILWGMDKIVIDRTIDVHIKHLRDKLKSYGNLIKNVRGVGYKFEEE
- a CDS encoding NAD-dependent protein deacylase codes for the protein MNSDLQKLKNLIESSYNIVALTGAGISTNAGIPDFRGPMGIYTTKRYDPEKTFDINYFFINPQYFYDFARDFITLLEKVEPTFTHKFLAKLEKSGKLKGVITQNIDMLHERAGSKVVITLHGSIEKSYCLNCEKEYSLNQMKEKIKNEKIPKCDICDGLIKPNIVFFGESVHDFDKAIELTNKSDLLLVIGTSLKVYPASYIPNYASGKIVIVNKGDISLKQIKYDLYINSDIDEVFRELDEILNLEV
- a CDS encoding RidA family protein, with translation MIEERIKELGFSLPEPSKPVGSYIPCKRVGNLIFLSGVISEKKGKLGKDLSVEDGYDESKKVILKLLSNLKEFLGTLDKVKEIVRVEGFVASSENFFDQPKVINGASDVLFQIFGERGKHSRIAVGVKELPLNSAIEISMIVEVEE
- a CDS encoding HDIG domain-containing protein; the encoded protein is MNREEAINLIKERLQDVNLINHSIAVGAIMKGVARYLNQDDKRWELCGILHDIDYSETKDDPFKHSLIGGDILKSMGFDDEFVNAVKSHNERHGIPRDSLLAKALFAIDPLSGLIVATALVMPDKKLQSVKVSSVMKKFKTKEFARGADREQIKTCETELNIPLEKIIEIALESMKEIAEEIGL
- a CDS encoding methylated-DNA--[protein]-cysteine S-methyltransferase — its product is MQKKLVFDDLLINLDFINLKVKIKDNKIIGTEILFNGEENFNRKYKEIIDEIKNYFYGNKVKFDLNFISFDSLTNFQKEVLILLSEVPRGKVTTYKNISLKLKKEKVYRAVGNVMKINPFPIIIPCHRVIKSDLSLGEYRYGKDLKRKILVFEGVKFLNENEIKRECVYN
- a CDS encoding transporter substrate-binding domain-containing protein, giving the protein MKMRSKENVFIIKKMKKFIIFLLILFSISLFSCKKEIKTIKIGINIDYPPFSFKENEKLVGFNIDFLNLLLKELNLKGEFLEIKDINFEILLNNEVQFIIGGYPLKYKYPQGVSITMPYFDLSYYLISRVDMPIDSINSLEDKKLILPMYTFAEEIVKNVKNLIKIPYKNFNEAVISLENKDADAILIERTFFDIYKLDENKFFKAKVYDNGLVIVLKDDNNDLRNKINNAISKIINSKDYKKLILNWFEEER
- the ord gene encoding 2,4-diaminopentanoate dehydrogenase is translated as MKKFRVAVYGTGAMGTGIISLILEKENLELVGVISKRKEREGLDVGEILGREKIGIKIELDPLQVIKKGVDVIIHSTCSRVKDAYPEIVPLLKNRVNVITIAEEMSYPWRASKELADSLDSIAKQGGVSLLGTGVNPGFVLDTLIIALTGVMKKIEKIYAKRVNDLSPYGPSVMKTQGVGTTLDEFNDGLKSGEIVGHFGFPESISMICDALNWKLDNIIESREPIISNVYRKTQYVEVKPGMVAGCKHVAKGIVNGVEKIILEHPQQILPHLEGVETGDYIFIEGEPPINFVNKPEIQGGVATISIAVNMIPLVYEARPGLITMKDLPVPRFLV
- a CDS encoding isoprenylcysteine carboxylmethyltransferase family protein encodes the protein MVIKILTLIIWILWLIIYWGGGVNLFKTFIRSYKIKSYFYDKFFILGLVILSNIMLWTGYFSIRLNLNFKIYLNGDFYNIFGFLMVLIGALLSFYGKLQMRESWSAYTKPNDKMIIIDKGLYSIVRHPIYLFSIFMTIGTVLVFPFLWNFICGFLMVLLYIFKMKFEEEMLIKTVPEYKYYMKRVKYKLIPFLF
- a CDS encoding ribonucleoside reductase class II, with translation MDKNINLTPQAKLVLEKRYLKKNEKGEVIETPFELFERVARVISNIDRIYNKDVDIEKVFEEFLNMMVNLEFLPNSPTLMNAGRELGILSACFVLPVGDSLTEIFDAVKYTALIHQSGGGTGFSFSKLRPKGDIVKSTMGVASGPLSFMEVFDKATETIKQGGVRRGANMGILRVDHPDILDFITAKDKEGVLTNFNISVAITDYFMNKYFNDEEYELINPRDGRIWKKLKAREVFELIVEHAWKSGDPGVIFIDNINKKNPTPHLGEIESTNPCVVGDTLVYTERGLIKAKNLQKGLKVWGGDGWNEITEVINNGVQKVDKIIIESGLNLRITKDHKLLTENGWKKLEEIEKGDKVFVPLNMPEIKSKDIDLEFYELLGYFLGDGSLSNTNHITLHVGNEKELIKYFSPILKKYSGSSYVIERDNQYILDTHRKNFADKFREIFNIEISNAPEKFIPDKLLENGTDAIKSILRGLF